AGTAGGCAGCACAGTGGAAGCTGGGACTCACCTTCCTTGTAGGCTTCAGACGCACGACCTTGAGGGCCGCAGGAACCACCATCCGCTTTTTCTGTTAGAGAAAGAAAGGGGCTTAAGAGCCTTGGAAGGACCAACAGGGAAGGAGCCCAGCTGGGCGGGCATCTCAGCCAGTGTTGCTTTCATGAGGATCAAACAATGTAGGTAATTGTGAACATCACAGACGCCATGGGCAAGGCTGCTGTCTGGTGGGCTTGGCACAGCTCACCTTGTCATAGGGCGGTGGGATGCCGTCAAACACCTTGAGGCGGTCCAAGGCGGCCTGGCCTCGCTTGGTCTTGTGGGGCAGCATGCCTGTGGGGTGACAGAGAGCAGGCCTGCTCAGAGGGGCTCCTAAGGACACCCACCCTCCCCACTGAGGCGGGTCCATGGGTGGCCTCAGATGGTAGTGCATGTGGAGTCATCTCATGGTCGGGAAACTCGAACATAGTGGGAGAAGTCCTCATCACCGGCCACCTGCCCGTCCCCAGCTGCAGTCCCCACACCCTGCTCACCTCTCACGGTCCGCCAGAAGATGCGGCTCGGGGCCCGGAAGTGGTAGGGGCCTCGGGAAGGGTTGGTGTTCATCCGCTTGCGGAGGAAAGCCAGGTACTTCACTAGCGAGACATCAGAGTGTGAGGCCTGCTCGTCTGCCAGCACCCCCAAACTCCCAATTCCAAGGACCTTGTCAGGAGCAAGTAGCCTCTCCCACCACTGCTTGAATTGCCTTCAGAGCTTCAACAGCCCACAGGGAGACCCCCTCCAATGCTCCTCCCAAGCTGTCACTTACACTTGTTTCTGTAGAAATTGCCAGAAATGTTGATGCCCTCGCAGCGAACAACCACCACCTTCCGGCCTAGAGGGAGGGAGCGGTTACGAAGAGCTGAGGGCTCTACCACAGCCTGCGCAGGCACCCCAGACACAGTGCAGTACTCGCCAGAGCCCAGTTCATGTCTAAACGAAAAGCTAGCCTAATGCAAAATCACTTCTGAGCCTCAAGTCCCTGACCCTGGGAAGAGTTGCTGGCAGGTCTCAGAGCGGTGCATGGGGTTGATCTCATGGCCGTGAGACTCAAACGAAAGATGGTGAATGTTGCTCATCACTGACCGCCAGCGGGGGCTCCACAGGGGGACTCTGGGAGGCGACTTACCCAGCAGTACCTGCTTAGCCACGATGGCTGCCAGGCGGCCCAGGAGATGGCCTCGACCATCGAGCACCAGGACCTGTGGGAGACAAGGAATCGTGAGCAGTGTAAATGCCCAAACTCCTCTCATATCTCAGGtctcctgtgattttttttttatgctcaGACTGTATTTTGCAAAGCCAAGAACTTCAATGCAGACCAGCAAGGCTCTGCTCACTGATTAAGTTACAAGACCTCATAACTAACTGTAGgattttggttttgagacagcgCTTCCCGTTGCACAGGCAGTCAACCTCCCAgatcaagctatcctcccacctcagcctcatgagtagctggggccatGGGCGCAccgccaccacacgcagctaattttttttctgagatggagtttctcagACTTGAAATGGGtgacaaaggaataaaattttaaaaaagaaaaaaaaaaaaaaaagaggtggagtttcattcttgttgcccaggctgaagtgcaatggtatgatctgagctcagtgcaacctccgcctccagggttcagttcaagcgattctattgcctcagcctcccctgaagctttgattacaggctcccaccaccatgcctggctaatttttgtgttttcagtagagatgggatttcgtcaagttggccaggctggtctggaactcctgacctcagttgatccaccagcctcagcctcccataaaatttttgtactttttttgttcagtaaaggttttgccatgttgcctaggcttgtcttgtACTCGTGGCCTCAAGCGAgtacagttttccaaaatggtgggattacaggcttgagccaccatgtccaatcAATTGTAGAATATTAGCAGAATCTATCCTCTGATGTATAGGATGTTTCTACGACAAATTTCATTTGTAAGAAAACCGAACTTCAGGCGGGATGAGGTTAGGCAGAGCAGGCAAAAACCCATGCTAGCTCTGCTACTGCATCACTCTCCTTGCCTAGGTAAACTGCTCAGGCACCGAACCTCAGCTTCCTCTAGAGTAGGaatcctggccaggcgcagtggctcacacctgtaatcccagcactttgggaggcctaggccggcagatcacttgaggccaatatagtgaaatctcacctactaaaaacacaaaaatcagccgagcaTCACGGCGgccagctgtagtcccagctacgcgggagggtgaggcagaagagtcacttgaacctaagcagaggttgcaatgagccaagatcccgccattgcactccagcctggcagtcAAGgcgactccgtctcagaaaaacaaaaaaagaaaaaaaatcccagagtAGAGATCTTCATTGTTATAATGCAAAATCACGAAGCATATTTTTGTCTTTACATGTCCTTTGTAAGTGTTGGAACGCAATACAGATATACATAAAGAATCTAAATCCAGACTTCCTGAAGTCCTGACCTTGGCCCAAACTCACCAATTCCCAAGTTTTGATTCCCTCTCCTGTCAAATAAGGTTAACAATATCTGCCTCAGGAATACCGTTAACTAGACGAAACAATGCAAACTGTGCTAGGCACAGAGACACACGTTCGGTTAATATCACCACTTGCTTTGATCAGCCTGGCTCAGAAGTTCTGCCCCCAACAACCAGACTATTCACAAGGAAACCTTTCCAGGGCCAACTTAATTACACAAGGAGCAGGAAAAGGGCCCCCGGGTGTTTGCAGGCAAAAAAGATGTCCCATCCTCGTGGAACCATTTGTCACAGCTCTCGACTTCCAGAAACCAACAGGCCTCAGGACAATCGCCAACGCCGCAAACCAAGGAAAACGAGTTCATTCCTGAGTGCCCGGCAAGCAACAGCTCTCTCGACCCCCCGCAGAAAGGTATTCAGAATTAGAACCACCAGAGCTGCAGGGGACCCCGATTAACAGCTCCACGTGAGATAAAAGCAGCCTGCGCACGGGAAAGAATGGAAATACCTTCCACTTTCGGCAATCCTCAGTTTCTCACGGCCCCGAAACCGCCCGGCCAGACTTTCGCGTGTTCCCCATCGTTGAGGACACACAAGGGTCCAATTCGGCCAAGACTCGACCCCGAGGCCCCCACCCACTACCCATATTCAAGATAAGCGGTCTAGTTTCAAAATAATCCGTCCTGTACCGGGAGTTCCATCACCCTCGCCTCAAGAAAGAAATGCCGCTTTGTAGCCAACCCTAGGCCTAAAGAGAGCCCCGtccttttctacattttccctTTACCACAAAAGACTTCCATTTTGCTTAACTGCGGATGTTAAACTCCGCAACACAGGTAGCAGAACCGAGAGGGTACGACCCCGTTCCAGCCTGAATCCCACCCGGCCCCGTGCCGCCCCGGCCCGCGCGGAGCCCACACCTGCACCTCCGCCATCTTTGAGAGCCGCCCGGGAAAGGAAGAGGTCTTGTCGCAGGGTTTCTTATCCCTTAAAACAGGGGCGGCAGAAGTGACGCAACGTGGGCTGCGCAAACAGCTTTTTGTGTTGTGATTGGTCAAAGCGTTGTGCGCGCGCGCAGAGATGTCCCACGGAAGGCGGGTTATCTTTCAATTGTCCAATCCGGATATACTTCCGGTCGGACTTCCGCGACCAGAGCCGAGCCCTGCAATAGATCACGTGGGGTGTGGAGGCGGTGCTGCTGGGGCGTGGCCGTCCGGCTTCGGCGGCGGTGTTTGAGGGGCTGTAAATCTCATTCGCACGCTGTCTGCCATGTTTGTAAGGGAAAGCGCCACTACCCCTTCAAGCGACTGAAGGCTGCAGGGCCTCTGGTGGCCCGCAGGGGGAGACCAGACACCCCCCAGGCCCGCTCTTCCACGCTCAGTCCAAGCTTACTTTATTTTCTAAGACAggggctcgctctgtcacccaggtcagaATGCAGTCGGGCGATCATGGCCCAccgcagcctcgacttcccagtctcaagggatccttctgcctcagcctctcgagtaaccgggactacaggggtgcgccacctcgcctggctaatatatatatatatatttgtttgtttgtttgtttgtttgtttgtttgtcaagGCAGGGACGAGGGCGGTGGGgaatcttgccatgttggccaggctgatctagaactcctgggctcaagcgatcttcccatctgggcctcccaaagtgctggcattaccgGCTTGAGCCCCGGTGCCCTGCCCATTCTAGGCTTAGAGATTTGGATCCCAGTGTCTGGTCGACTTTACTCTGACCTGGACAAACCCCTGGCCttatctgggcctcagtttctccatctgtaaaacaggtgGAAGTGGTCCCCAGGGAATCTAGGAGTGGATGAAGGAATGACTTCTAGATGCCTGGCTGCACCAATCCGCTGAGCATTCCTCAGAGAAACTTCTCACTTTCTGGACTGTCGGCCTTTGCTTCAGCTGGGTCCCTTGCCCAGGAtgccctccccaacccctccaAATCTGGCTTGTCACCATCGCAGTGCCCTTTGGCTCTGGAAAGCCTCTCTGATCTCCCAGCCTCGGTTAGTTGCCCCCTACACCCCTGGGCTCCCACACTGCCTCTGTGCTATCTCCATAGGAGCCTGTGGCATCCTGCACCCAGGCACGCTGAGTCCCTTGTCTTCTCCTCCATAGCCTAGAAGACCTGGGGCGACTGGGCTGGTTCTGACTCAAATCCCGGCTCTAGCATTAACCAGTCCTGGCCTGGGGCTCCAGGAGACCTCAGAAAACACCTATTTAATGAAACATTGCATTGCAACTGAAAAACCAAGACTGAAATCAAAACTACCCCATCCACACCCATCCACAGATAGACCTGGCCAGAGCTGGtagaaaagaatgatttatatacaTTTCAGGGGGACAATGGCTTTGTACAGAGTTGGGTAAATGGGGCCGGTGCTGGGTTCTGGTGTTGCCTCCATCCTGAGGAGGAAGCAAGAGGGGCATTGGGCCCAAGGAAGGGACCGTCCTCTAGCCAACTTCTTCTGTGTCCGAGCTGTGCATTCTCTGGCTGGTGTCTCCCCTCTGTGTACCTCAGTGTCCTCCCCTGTAAAATGAGATGATAGATGCATCTGTCTCACcgcgttcttttttttttttttttacttaattttttttttttttttttgagacggagtttcgctcttgttacccaggctggagtgcaatggcgcgatctcggctcaccgcaacctctgcctcctgggttcaggcaattctcctgccccagcctcctgagtagctgggattacaggcacgcgccaccatacccaatttttgtatttttagtagagacggggtttcgccatgttgaccaggatggtctcgatctctccacctcgtgatccacccgccttggcctcccaaagtactgggattacaggcttgagccaccgcgcccggcctggaacttcttttgagacagccttgctctgtcgcccaggccggagtgcagtggcatgatcgtggctcactgccgccactgcctcctgggttcaagtgattcttcctgcctcagcctcctgagtagctgggattacaggtgtgcaccaccaagcccggctcatttttatatttttagtagaggcagggtttcaccacgttacccaagctggtcttgaagtcctagGCTTAAGAGATCGGCCtaggagttacaggtgtgagcgaccgtGCTGggtgaaatacaataaaattaatatcaattactggccaggcatggtggctcatgcctgtaatcccagcactttctgaggtTGCAGCTGCCAGAtaatgaggtctggagtttgagaccagcctggccaacatggtgaaaccctgtctgtactaaaaatgcaaaaatttagccgggaatggtggtacctccctgtagtcccagctactcaggaggctgaggcagaagaattgcttgaacctgggaggtggaggttgcagtgagcagagatcatgccgttgcactccagcctgatcaatagagtgagactctgtcttaaaaacaaaacaaaacaaaacaaaaaaacaccagtctttactaaaaatataaaaaattagccgggcgtggtcgcgggtgcctgtaatcccagctactccagaggctcaggcaggagaatcgcttgaatccgggaggtggaggttgcagtgagcagagactgtgtcatcgcatgccagcctgggtgacagagcgagactgcatctcaaaataaagaaagacaaCCTTGAGTCAAATCTTGGTCGTCACCCTTGAGCCGTGTGACTTTTGCCAAATTatttacctctctgtgccttggtttcagTGAAATGGGATCACAATGGCAACAACTTCTCAAGGAAGTGAGTTCATTTGTAGAAAGCCCAGTATGGGGACTGCATTACCAGGGGACTCTGTGTGTGACCTATTGCTACAAAAGGttagatttgaaatgttcccagcttctcttcttcctctcatACCTCCCATGGCTCCTTGCTGCCCCATGCCGGGCCCAAGTTACCGGAACACCCTGAGCTTTCTCATACCAAAGGGCTTCGCAAAGACAGTTCCCTCTTTCTGGAATGCCATTCCCTTCCTGCCCCAGGAGGCTGCTCTGTCCTGGCTTGCAAACTCCTTCAGGTCCCCAGTGAGCTCAATGGCTTTCCCTAATCTCCCTCTCTCCCAGGTCCCTGCCCCCATCCACCCATCACCGGGCCGGACCCAGGCTGTCTGCACCAACTCAAGCCTGTCAGGCGCCAGCCCTGTCCCTCCTGCTCTCTGACCCCTGACTCTTTGCCCTACACACTCCACTCCATCCCCTGGTCCCAGCCTGGCTCAGACATGGTCCTTGCCCTGGGCCCTCCCACACCCTCCAGCTTGGTCTCCAGTCCCTCTCCATGATGGCCCCAGAAGGGtcggtatttatttatttatttatttatttagagatggagtctcacactgtctcccaggctggagtgcagtggctcaatcttggctcactgcaatctccgcctcctgggttcaagccattctcctgcctcagcctcctgagtagctgggactacagatgtgcaccaccacacccggagaatttttgtatttttggcagaaacAGTGTtctgccaagttggccaggatggtctcaatctcttgacctcgtgatctgcccacctcggcctcccaaagtgctgggactataggtgtgagccactgtggctggctgggtctttctttcttcttttttttttttttttttgagacagagtcttgccctgtcgcccaggcttgggtgcaagggtgtgatcttggctcactgcaacctccgcctcccgggttcaagaaattctcctgcctcagcctcccaagtagctgggatcacaggcttctaccaccacacccagctaattttttgtatcttctgtagcaacggggtttcatcttgttggtcaggctggtctcgaactcctgacatgaTCTGttcactctggcctcccaaagtgctgggattacaggtgccagccaccacgcctggccctcttttttgtttttttttgagacagagtctccttctgtcgcccaggctggggtgcaatggtgggatctcagctcactgcaacctctgcctcctggattcaagagattctcctgcctctgcctcccaactagctaggattacaggcatgtgtcatcacacctggctaatttttataattttagtagagactgggttttgccatgttggtcaggctggtcttgaactcctgacctcaagtgatccgcccacctcggcctcctaaagtgctgggattaaaggcgtgagccaccatgcccagctccagaGGGATCTTTCTGCACCCAGAGCTGCCCCAGCCCTTCCACTGCTCACCACCCTCCATGCCTCCAGTGCCCCTCCCCACCTGCAGACACAAAGTCCTGGCTCCACAGCCCGTGAAGGACTCACCAGGATGAGGCCCCGGCTGGGTCAGTGCTCCACAAGCAGCAGGTCCTGGGGACTGGGGACGGGAGGCACCTGTGGCCCCCAAAGTGTCAGCCACAGGTAGGCCACCCTCTGGGCACCCTTtgccccctctgcccaccctgctCACCTGCTCCCTAGCACGGGGTATCCTCTGCCGTGTCCTCTGCCAGTGCGGGCACCAGGCAGCGGCCAGCAGCAGGAGGCCCGTGGGtagcagcagcaggaagagcagAGGGGACGGCGGGGCTGTTGGCGCTGTGGCCTCCAGGGCCCCAGAACTCTGTGGGGGTGGCAGGGTCGAGGAGtctggggagaaagaggaggcTAGGTGACCAAGGAGAAGGGCTGGggtaaggaaggaaagagaggcctGGCTggtgctggctgtgtgacctcaggtgggctgcttggcctctctgtgcctcagtttgcttatctgtaaaagtAGGATAATCATTGTACCTACCTTGTCAGGTTGTCACAAATTAAATGAGTGCacaggtggggtgcagtggctcatgcctgtaatcccagcactttgggaggccaaggagggcggatcacttgaggtcaggaatttgagaacagcctggccaacatggtgaaaccccatctctactaaaagtacaaaattagcagggcatggtggcgcaggcctggaatcgcagctacatgggaggctgagaccagagaatcgcttgaacccaggaggcggaggttgcagtaagccgagattgttgccactgcactccaacctgggtgacagagcaagactccgtctcagaaaaaagaaaaaggtaaactgaggtccagaaagaggaagaagctTGCCCTTGTCACCGCTAGTGTCTGGGACACCGCAGTGAAGGAGCAGCCGTGAGGATAGGAGGGACGTGGGGGTGGCTGGGAGCCTTACCAGGCTGACACTGTAGCTCCAGGCACCGGGAGAAATTCCGGCGAGTGATCCAGGGCTTCAGAGCAACCAGCTGCTCGGAGGTCTCCTGCAGGAAGCGCGAGATGTTGGTCTGGACGAAGCGAAGACAGCTGCGGGGGGGctaggggcaggggagggagacaTCATCACCACATCATCCTCCCCACCGTCCCTCCGCAGGCCGAAGACTCTTCCTGCTGGTGATGCCAGCAGCAGGGCCCAGTGAGCTCTGGCTCTCGCagagagtttattattattagagacagagcctcgctctgtcgccgaggctggagtgcagtggcacgatcttggctcactgcaacctctgcctcccgagatcaagcaattctgcggcctcggcctcagcctcccgagtggctgggagtacaggcgcccgccaccatgcctggctaactttttttttcttagtatttttttttttttttttttgagacggagtttcgctcttgttacccaggctggagtgcaatggcgcgatctcggctcaccgcaacctccgcctcctgggttcaggcaattctcctgcctcagcctcctgagtagctgggactacaggcacacgccaccatgcccagctaattttttgtatttttagtagagacggggtttcaccatgttgaccaggatggtctcgatctctcgacctcgtgatccacccgcctcggcctcccaaagtgctgggattacaggcttgagccaccgcgcccggctttttttttcttagtatttttagtagagacggggtttcaccgtattggccagactgttctcaaactcccgaccttgtgatccacccacctcagcctaccaaagtgctgggattactattattattattattgttatttatgagacggagtttcgcatttgttgtccagactggagtgcaatggtgcggatctcggctcaccacaacctccgtctcacgggttttagtgattctcct
This genomic interval from Saimiri boliviensis isolate mSaiBol1 chromosome 14, mSaiBol1.pri, whole genome shotgun sequence contains the following:
- the RPL13A gene encoding large ribosomal subunit protein uL13 isoform X2, whose product is MAEVLVLDGRGHLLGRLAAIVAKQVLLGRKVVVVRCEGINISGNFYRNKLKYLAFLRKRMNTNPSRGPYHFRAPSRIFWRTVRGMLPHKTKRGQAALDRLKVFDGIPPPYDKKKRMVVPAALKVVRLKPTRKFAYLGRLAHEVGWKYQAVTATLEEKRKEKAKIHYRKKKQLMRLRKQAEKNVEKKIDKYTEVLKTHGLLV
- the RPL13A gene encoding large ribosomal subunit protein uL13 isoform X1 — its product is MAEVQVLVLDGRGHLLGRLAAIVAKQVLLGRKVVVVRCEGINISGNFYRNKLKYLAFLRKRMNTNPSRGPYHFRAPSRIFWRTVRGMLPHKTKRGQAALDRLKVFDGIPPPYDKKKRMVVPAALKVVRLKPTRKFAYLGRLAHEVGWKYQAVTATLEEKRKEKAKIHYRKKKQLMRLRKQAEKNVEKKIDKYTEVLKTHGLLV
- the FLT3LG gene encoding fms-related tyrosine kinase 3 ligand isoform X6 — protein: MERLKAVAGSKMRGLLERVNTEIHFVTKCAFQPPRSCLRFVQTNISRFLQETSEQLVALKPWITRRNFSRCLELQCQPDSSTLPPPQSSGALEATAPTAPPSPLLFLLLLPTGLLLLAAAWCPHWQRTRQRIPRAREQVPPVPSPQDLLLVEH